The DNA segment ATAACGCCGATGTAGCCACCCGTCATAAACTTCACTTTCATCATGGCATCGCTTACAATGGTGCCAATATGCATACGGTGGCGCATGGCAATACGCCGGTTGCGTATACGGTAAAGGCCATCTTCAAACTCTACTTTTTTGTATTCATCGTAGTGTTCCAAAGCCCTGCCGCCGTAGGTAATATGGTTCAGTACTTCCTGCCATTCACGCTCTTTGATGTCAGCAAAACAATATGTCGTTTTTATTTCCTCCAGTATTTCCGGCGCGCTGAAACCTTCGCCAATAGCCAGTGTACAGAGGTATTGTATCAGTACGTCAAAGCAAAGTACCATCGGTTCCCGGCTCTCGATCACTTTTTCTTTGATGGCCTCTTTCAGCGCGGCCGCTTCTACCAGTTCAAGCGTATGCGTTGGCAGAAAGTATATCCTGCTAACGTCACCGGGTCTGTGCCCGCTGCGGCCGGCACGTTGCATAAAGCGTGATACACCTTTTGGCGAACCCACCTGTATCACGGTATCAACCGGGCGAAAATCCACACCAAGATCGAGGCTGGCCGTACAAACCACTGCTTTTAACCGTTGTGTGTGTAATGCATCTTCTACCCATAAGCGCAACTCCTGTTCTATACTGCCATGGTGCAGTGCAATGGCGCCCGCCAGTTGTGGTGCAATGTCTAATATGGTTTGGTACCAGCGCTCACTCATACCTCTGGTGTTAATGAAAATAAGCGTGGTATTACTGTTCTCAATTATGGGGATGATGTGCGCTGCCAGCTTTATACCAAGATGCCCTGCCCAGGGGTATTTTTCTATTTCGTCCGGGATAATGGAAAAGACCTCTGTTTGTTTGTGCAGGTTGGCTTTTACAATCACGCTCTCTTTATAACCTGCCGGCGTAAGCAATACTTCCCTTGCTTCTTCCAGGTTGCCAATAGTGGCGCTAATACCCCACACACTCAGTTTTGTTGTATGAAGCAGGTGCACAATTCTGCTGATGGCCAGTTCTACCTGCACACCGCGTTTACTGCCGATCAACTCATGCCATTCATCTACAGCAATGGTGCGTAGTTGTTTAAACACATCAGGATAGTTTTTTTGCGCCAGCAGCAGGTGCAGGCTTTCCGGGGTAATGATCAGCACCTCGGGCATATTTCTTTTCTGTTGCTGCCGCACCGCAACATCTGTATCTCCGTTCCTGATGCCCACTTTCCATTGCATGCCCAATTCTGCAATTACTTCTTCCATTGCACGGCCAACATCCTTTGCAAGGGCCCGCAATGGCGATATCCATAACAACTGCAAGCCATTTTTTGCCTTGGTTTGATAGGTGGCTGGATGCTCATTGATGAACTGTATTACACTGCCGATAAACACGGAAAACGTTTTACCACAACCCGTGGGTGCATTTACCAGGCCGCTTTTGCCATTGATGAGATGTTGCCAGGTTTCTTCCTGGAATGTAAATGGTGCAAATTGCTTCAACGTAAACCAATCTTTGATTACACGGTATCCTATCGTCTTTTTTAGCTGCATAAAATGGGTTGTAATATTACAGCCGAAAGCAGCAAAAAGTATGATAAATTTTTGGGGCCGGGCAGCAGTACAGGCATTGAGCTTTCGTTGCGTCGCACTCTTGTACGCATAGCGCTTTATTCAGCAATGCGAAGATGGAGGCGTAAATTAAGAATAGCAAAGCGTTTAACATGAACATTTAAAATCCCACTCCTTTGGAGAGGGATATAGGGTGAGGTATATTTTCTGAAGAAATTTAGCGTAGGGTTACCTCTTATCAATAAACTTCAATGGTTTTCTTCCGCCATCGGGAAATTGCAGTTGCACCATCTGTTCCCTGGTTATATAAGTTATGTGGGGACTAACCCGTAGCCTTGCCTGCAGGTAGGCTCTTATCTTGTGATCTGATTCTGGTGTATCATGCCTGCGTACTAGGTGCAATAAGATTTCGTCGGTACCCAGGTCATTGGCATACACTTCCACTACAAAATCAACAATGTCTTCCATATCGTTCAGGATGTCTGATAAAGCCGGCAGAAACAGTGTGGTGCCTTTGTATTTGATCATTTGTTTTTTGCGGCCTATAACAGGAGAGAGCCGTAATGAATTTCTGCCGCAACTGCAGGGCTCATGGTGTGCAATGCAAATGTCGCCGGTTTTGTACCGCAGCAGCGGCATTGCTTCAAGACCCAATGTGGTGATCGTTACCTCGCCGGGGTTGCCCGGTGCAACAGGATTGTCATTGTCATCCAGTAATTCCACAATCAGCAGGTCTGGCTGCAAATGCCCGCCCTGCTGTGCCCTGCATTCTGTAAAGGCAGTCTGCATCTCAGTAGAAGCATACGTTGAATACAAATCAATGTTCCAGGCGCCGGTAATTTTTTTGCCGAGTACATTCAGCGAAAAATCGGTGTGGCGAATATTCTCGCCAATGCAGATTGCTTTTTTTACAGATGTGTTGTTGATGTCGATCTTATGTTGCTCTGCATACTGCATTAGTTTAACAATGAAAGAGGGTACTGCAACAATGGCCGTTGGCTGCAGACGGGCAATGGTTTCCCACTGCAAAGATGGAACACCGGGCCCCACACGTATAATGCCTGCACCCATTTTACGTATGCCCGTATAATAGGCCATGCCGGCCATAAACTGCCTGTCCAGCGTAAGCATTAACTGGTAAATATCGTTCGATGAACCTTCTGCGCAAATGAAAGATGAGTATTCGTTGTAAGCCAGGCGGTCCAGGTCATGATCGCTTAGTGCAATGGTTACAGGTTTGCCAATTGTTCCTGAAGTAGAAGTATATTCTATTATGTTGCTTTTAGGCACACATAAAAACTCATCGTTTCTTGTTTGGAGATCTTCTTTACCTGTTGTTGGCAACATTGCCAGGTCGCTAAGGGAATTGATAGCAGCCACATCTATCTTTCCGGCTGCAAACAACTGCTGATAAAAAGGTGAACGCTGCTGCAGGTATGCCAGTAACTCTTTAAGTTTTGTTTCCTGGAATGTTTGTATAACTGTTGCCGGCTGAAAAGCAATGTTGCTGTTATTATGCATGCTGTTGTTCAATAATTACGATGGCAGTGGCAAATGTTTTTATATGCGACAAAGAAACATAAATGTTTCCTGTATTCAATGCAGCAATTTTTGCAGCAGTTTCACCAAGAAAATGTATGTATGGCTGCCCGTTTTGCCGATTGAGTATTTCTACCTCGTTAATGGTTGTGCCCTCTGCCCAGCCAAGACCCAGCGCTTTGCCCAGTGCTTCTTTGGCAGCAAAACGCGCAGCATAATGTTCAAATTTATTCGTCTTCGCTTCGCAGTAATTGATTTCTGCCACAGAAAAAACGAGCTCACGAAACCCCTGTTCTTTCTGAATTTTCTGCGCTACTCTTTCTACTTCTATAATATCTGTGCCGATGCCTTTTATCATTGCAGTTGCTGTGTAAATGTTGAGTAATGCAAAGTACGCAAAGTAAGGAATAAGCACCAAGGTTGACAGGCTATAATATGTTCTTTATAAAGCTGCGATAATGAAGGGTAGTAGTTTCTCGGGGTGGTATCCTGGCCAATGTTTGTATAGAAAAGATGTAATAACTGCAGTGCGGCCAGATCGCGATAAGGAACGCTACAGCCGCCACAAAGATAGAACGTACAAGTGAGTGACACAACAGGCGATGCCATGACTACAAATGCCTGGAAAAAAATTACTCATTAACCACGAAGGCATGGATGTTTACTGATGTAGTTTTTCGTTGCAGGCAGCTATCTGTTCTTTGATATGTGCCTCTTCTTTTTTGGTAGCAATAACTTTGGTTAATGCAGTTTTATAATAACCCAGCGCTTTTTGATATTCGTTTCTGTTGAAAGCATAATCGCCGGCCAACACATACGCATGATAATAGCCGGGATTTTTTGCAATGAGGCTGTCGGTATTGATCGTTTTACCATCGCTGATGTCATGCGCATAATTCCTGTAAGTGATAAAGTCTTTGAATTGCTGTGTTTGCATAAACGGATCTGCGGCTACTGTGAGCGAAAAATCGTACACTTCGCGGCTGGTCTTTAAGCCGGCAAGTGCAAAAACGGTATGCAGATCATAACAAACAAACTGGCCCATCTGCCATGGCGAAGTAGAGATCCATACACGCAGTTTTTCGGGTTCGAAAACAATGGCATGGTGTGCAATAAACTGGTTCAGTGCTTTCTCGTTGCCAAGCCCGATGTTGGCGTTATTGATGCCTGCATGATCTCTTAGAATTGCGATCGTTTTTTCTACCGTGTTTTTGCCATTTTGCTGTAGTAACTGCGACAACCGGTTGTACCGGTACACAGATGCGCTCTGGTCCATCTGCTCTTTGTTAGACGCCAGTTTGCTTAGCTGGTTTCCCTGGAAGTGGTTGGCGCAGGTAATAAAGTTTTTATTGGGATCGTAGATGTCTAAAGAGTCGGGCGTTTTCTCTATTACCACGGCTTTTTTGTCGGCCGCAGACGCTACAAGAAAAGATTCTGATACAAACATTTTTCTTTTCCTGGCTATGGCAACGGCTTCATCAATATTCTGCGCATATTGTACAATTTCTTTAGCAACCAGCGACACCGGTGTAGCCGAACCGCCCGGTATATCTGACTTTGCAGCGTTGATGGTAACAGTTAATCCTTTTTCGTTCATACCAGAAACCACGCCGGTAAAACCGCCCCAGGTTACATACATAAACTTATATCCCTGTGCCGGGTTGCAGAAAGAGATGATCTTTTCTTTGGCAAAATCATCGTTGATGTAGAAGTCAAAATTACGGCCAATGATCATTGTGCTATCCTGGCTCATAGCACCCCATGTGCCAAACGAGGTACAGCCTACGAGCGCCATTGTTTGCAATGCGTGGCCAATATCATGCGCCGCATGATAGTTTAGAATACGTGAATAATTATCGCCAATGTAGTCATACTGGTCAGATGCTGATTGCGAAACACCGTAAATCTCTTCTTTGTACTCTTCTGTAATATTGTCTGCCAGGTTGCGGTTGAAAAAGCCGATAAAGTATTTTAAGAAGCGCAGGTAAAAATCTGAGGGGATCATTTTTTTGATCTGTGCACTAAAATAGTCTTCCTGTCTTTTGATGAGTTCTGTGGTTAGTTTGCCGTTGATAACACCGCGCTCAAAAGGCTCTCCTTCTGTGTACAGTTCGTATAAGCCTGTATTGCTTTTATGGAACCAGTCATTCTTTAATGCGTAAAAGTTGGGGCTGATCTCTGTACGTGATAGTTGTAAACTGCTTCTATCTTTTACTTCCGGTGGGTCAATCTTTGAGACCGAAGCCAGGTAAATAAATAAAATCAGGAGCAATGCAAGGAAACTGCCCAATACATACGCCACTCTTTTCCAGAACTTCCTTCGTTTAAGCATCCTTTATTTTTTTAATGATTTCATTGCTGTTCATTACAGCGGTACTGGTTACTATACCGCTGATAGCAGCACCCAATACGCCATGCAGATTTAGATTCTGGCCTGTAAAGTAAAGATTTGGCAGCTTTGTACGCGGCGACATAAATGTTTTTAAAGGTTCTTTATAATCTTTTGCTATACCGTATAAAGATCCGTCATCTGTGCCAATATAATCGCGAAAGGTTAGCGGTGTTGAAACGTAGTATGTGCTGATGCAATCTCTCAGTTGCGGAAAATTTTCGCATACAACATCGATCAGCCGTTCCGCTTTTTCCTTTTTAAAGGCCTCGTAACTTTCACCGCGGTCATTTTCGTGTGTTACGGTGTTAAATGTATTTTCCCACTGTTGTACGTCTTCGTAACGCATATAGCTAAATATGGTAAAACCTTCGGCGCACGCTTTTATTTTTGATGTGGCAGATAAGAAAATGGCATAGCCCAACGGCCAGTTTTCTGCAGTGTAATCTGCCTGTGACCACAGGTGACCTTCCCGGTGCCAGTAATAATTGTGCTTGAAGTAGGGAAAGCAATCTTTTTTTAATACAATGTTTACAATAAAACCCGAGATGGTGTCTTTCAAACTTTTTATCCTGTTTTTGTAGGCCGTTTTAAAAAAAGTTGTTTCTGTAATGTCTATCGTTTTGGCCGGGTGCATGTTCGAAATAAAATGGTCTGCGTACAGCGCTGTGCCATCCTGCAGTAATACATGTGTAACCCTGCCATCCTGTTCTACGATCTTTGTAACAGTTGCATTGTTGATGATCTTACCGCCATGTGCCCGTATGTTGGCCGCCATGTATTTTGCAATCTGAGATCCGCCATCAACAAACTTCCACGAACTTTCTATATAGCTGTTTGTAATAAGTGCATGAACATAAAACGGTGTTTCGTTGCCAACGCCGGCATACAAAGCGTTGTTGCCGGCAAGCACCTGTTGCAGCTTCTTGTTTTCTGTGATGGATGCGAGGTAGGTTTTTGTATCAATACTCATCACGCTCAGCTTTTCATCAAAGCCATCTCCGGCTTCTAGGTTGTATAGCGGAAACTTTGAACAAACTTCTTTTATTTTATCGCAGTAGGTATTAATGGCAGCTTCTTCTTCGGGAAAGTCTTTTAGTAATGTGGCAATAAAATTATCATACCCTTGTGCCAGTGCATATACTTTATCATCGCCGCTGATCATGATTTTATCAAACGCATCAGCATTCATTCTCTCCAGTTTCATTTTGCCGATAATGCCTAAGTATTTAAACAACTGGTACAGGTTTTGCCCTTTGGCCAAACCACCCACATAATGCACACCGGAATCAAACACAACTTTATTGCGTGCATATACCTGCAGGCAACCACCAAGCTGGCGGTTTTTTTCTATTATGCAAACGCTGTAACCTTCGCGGCTTAAGATATCGCCGCAAACAAGGCCGCCAATGCCGCTTCCGATTATTATAACGTTGTTGTGTTTCATTTTTTGCAAACTGTCTTCGCGTTGCCCAATGTTGCTTCAACCGTACAAGAGTGCGACGCAACAGGTGTCTCATACTTATTCAAATGCATGGCCCAAAAATATTGTTTATGTAACCAACTGCATTGCTGCTATTTTGCTTTCGTTGTGTCACTCACTTGTACTGCAACAATACTATTCAGCATTGTTCAGTCTTGCTTCGGTATCACTAATTTGTTTACTGCTATGCCGCAAAAGGTAAATAACATTCGATGTATATTTTGTGTTATCTACTTCAATGCATTGCATATCGTATGCTTGTGCAATATCTTTTACCAGTTGCGCAGAAAAGAACGTTAGCCCCTTGCCTGAGGTTTTGTTAAAACCGGTCAGCTTAGTTGAAAAGAACTCGGTAAGCTTTGTGTTGGCATGCCGCTCTTTCAGCTCTGTGTTGCCATCGCGTATCAGTATTGTACCCCCAGCATTCAGGTGTGCAATACATTTTGCTATTAACGCTTTTTGCTGGTCAGACGTAAGGTAGTGCAACATATCAGCCATGATTATGGCATCGTACGTATTGCCTTCAAAAGCCGTGGCATCAGCATGCATGAAATGTATACCGTCGTCTTTACTAAAACAATGACTGGCCACAGCTATTTTTTCTTCATCATAATCTATTCCTGTGATCTTTCGTTCCGGCGATGCGAAATGCAGGGTATAGCTCATAAACCCATAGCCGCACCCAAGATCGAGCATGTTACCACTTTTGGGCAGCAGGTCGTGTATAGGCTGGTAATATTTTTCCAGTCTTGTCTTGATCTTCATGTACCATTCCAGCACCGGCCCTTTGTATATATAATTGTACTTCAGTTGTTCTTTGTAGTAAGCCGGTTGTTGAATAGCGGAGCTTATTTCAGCAAAGCGGTGCTTAAACCAACGGCTGATGTTTTTTGTTTTGGTGGCGTAATCGTCGCCAAACACCGATGCCCCCGCCCCCGGCGGTATTCTTTCTTCGATGGTAAGCGTAATGGTTCCGTCTTTCAGCAAAAAATCATGTTTCGTCATGGTATAACCCGAGCCATGAAAAATAATGGGCAGTATGTCGATGTTTAGTTTTTCAGCAAGGTAAAATGCACCTTTATGAAATCGTTTCATATTACCATCAACCGTGCGTGTGCCTTCGGGAAATATAACAATGGAATAGCCCTGTTTTACACGGTCGGCTAAAAGTTCTATACTGTTTTCAATACCATCTGCAACAGGATAATAGTCGGCCATTTTTATTACCCAGCCAAACACCGGCGATTTCCATACCCACTGATTGGTAAGCAGGATAAGTTTTGGGTATAGCATGGTGGTGCAGAGAATATCGAGAAAAGACTGGTGGTTGCAGATGATGACTGCAGGCTTTTTAAAATCTTCTTTGTGTTGGTTGATGATGCGCTTTTTCACATTGCTCATGATATACATCAGCGACCATGTGTATTTCGACAGCAGGGTATGATAGATCAGTTTGCCGCGCTCTTTGCCAAAAGGAAAAATAATGACCAGGAAGAACCCGGCAATGGTCAGCAAAATACTGCCCAAAAAAAAGTATGTAAAAGAAAAGACAGATTTAAATAAGCCAGATGCTGTCCAGGGAAATTTGTGTTGTTTAACCCGGTCAGCGATCAGAAAGTTGAATAGAAAAGGAATCATTACCTGCGCAATAAGCACCACGCAAAGAATACCGGTGATGGATATAAATGCAATGGACTTCAGTGCCGGGTGTTTTGCAAAGATCAGCACACCCAAACCTGCTATGGTGGTGATTGCTGAAAGAAAGATGGAAGATTTGAACGAGGAAAGATTTTTTTTGCCCGTCTTATATTCCTGGATCAGTCCATCCATTATAAACAGGCTGTAGTCATCGCCAAGACCAAATATCAGCGCCGATACAATAATGTTGATGATGTTGAACTGGATATTAAACAGTGCCATAATACCCAGGATCCATATCCATGTAATAAACATTGGTATAAATGATACGAGCGCAAGTTCTATTCTGCCGTACGTGATCAGTAATACCACGAACACCAGTATTGATGACATATAAGCAATACTGCTAAAATCATCCCTTATTACGCCGGCCATTTTATCTGCCAGGTATTGCTTGTCAAGAACGGTCACATTTTGTTCGTCATCGAATTGTGCGTATACAATTGGTTTATTGTTATCGGCCACTTTCAGCAGTGTTACCACGTTTACACCTGCCGATGTTTCTGAAATATAATCGTCCAGGAATTTTTTCCTGATATCATTCAACACCGTATCATTCATCGGCTGAAAATCTGTATTCAACAGTGTTTCGAAATGATCAAATGCCGTTGCGGAAAACTTCAGCGCACCGCCTGCTGACTGTAATGTTTGCAGCAGCGCCTGTTTCTTTGCTTCTGTCCAGTATTGCTGCCACATGGCAATACGTTGTTTTTGCAAAGAGTCAGAAATAACCAGTGAGGAAACACCTGAGTAGCGCGTAACAATTTGTTTTGTTTTCAGTGAATCTATTGTTTGCGAGAGCCGCTCGTTATTGCGCAGTGCCTCATCGAGGTTTTTGCCTTCTGCAACAAGATAAACGGATTTAAGTGCAGCCTGGTTGAGGTTATTGAGCGCGGCCTCCGATTGTTGCAGTTTTTCCGGCATGTAGTTCATGTGCAGCATATCGGCATCAAAGCCAACCCTGCTTACATAAAAGGAAAAGAAAATGGTGAGGGCAAGGATAACAGTAATCAATACTTTGTTTCGCTGCGGGCTGTACGCCGCCAGTTTATCAATCAAAGAAACTGTATGGTTTTGAGCTACGTCTGCCTTTTTCGTTTGTATAAAGTGGGGCAGGTAAATAAGACTGCACAATGCAGCGCCTATCAAACTAAATGCTGCAAATAAACCAAGGTCTTTCAGTAATTCAGATTGTACAAACTCCAGGCAAAGGAAGCCGCCAATCGTGGTAAAGCTGCCAATGGTTAAAGGAAAAGATAAATCTGCTATCGTTTGTTCTATGCTGCGCGTGTGACGGTAATGGTTGAATACATGCAGTGAGTAATTAATAGCTATGCCAAGTATAACGGAACCGGTACCCAGTGCTATTACAGAAATACTACCCTTGATAAAATAAATAGCTGTAAGTGAGAACAGCGCACCATACATTACCGGTATTAAAACCAGTAGCGGCGCCCTTTTCTTTTTAAAGTATATGCCTATGAAAGCAATGACAAATAATACAGTAATGCCTTGTGTAAGCAATGTGTCTCTACGCAATTGTTCGGCATTTCCCAATGAAACGGCGGCGGCGCCAAAGTAATCCGCTGTAATATTTTTGTAAGCAGTATTAGTCAGGCTATCTATAATATCGTCCAGGCCATGTATCAAAACAGCATTTTTACCGGTATTGCCGGCAGTATAGGCAGGCGTTATAAAGATCAGCAGGTGCCGCTGGTCTTTTGTAATAATATAACCATCATACAGCTCAAAATTATCATCGTATTGAAGTTGCTGTATTTTTTTGAGCCCGATAAAAGAAATACCTACCGGGTCTTTGCTGATCATTTGCTTGAGTGCAAAGCCTGATGGCGACACCAGTGTTCTCAGGTTTCCTTCAAGGGTTTGCTGTACCGTTGCAGGTTGTATAAGGCTATCTATGGTGGTATAATCTTTCGCGGAAAGAAACACCGGCAAATGATCATTAATGGTGCTGAACAGTTCCAATGCGGTATTGTCATCAACCTTATAGTTAAGTTTGGCTATATAAGGCATAAGACGTTGCTGTACACGTGCAACCAGAGTGTCAGCAAAACTTACAAGACTGTCAGGCTGCGCGCCGGCTGAAGCATCTCTCAGCGAAATGGTAATGGCAAGTTTGTCTGCAAATTTTGAGTTTTGAAAAACACTGTTGAGCTTTTCAATCTTTTTATCGTTGGGTAATATTTTCGAAATGTCTTCTTCAAAGTTTACCCTGCTGGTACAGTAGCCGAAAACGGTAATGCTTATTGCAAATGAAAGATACAGCGCAGTTTTATGGTTGCTGAAATAGCGAAATATACGGGAGAAAAATTTTTCCATTGTTATTCCTGAACTGCTGCTGCCGTTTTCTTTTTAAAAATTTTCAGAAGTGCCAGCGTTAGTAAGCCCGCGGTAATACCTGCCACCACTGCCAGCGTTATGCTGCCATAAATATATTGCTTAAGATTCTGTTTAATGGCATCTATAGAGATCTCTGTATTAAACGAAAAGTCAATGGCATGTTCGCCCATCCAATAACTACCCATGATGTAACTGAGAAAAATCACAAAAGGTATCATGGGGGGTATGCTGATGTGCGCAGACACTATTACAACCGGCTTATTCAACTTCAGTAATATTGATAAAAAAATAGCTGTTACCAGTTGAAAGCCCCAGATGGGCACAATACCCATAAACACGCCAAATGCAACAGAGGCGGCTTTCACAATGTCCGGCTCAGAAGGTTTTAAAAACTCCTCGTACCACAAGGCGCGCCATGTTTCTTTTTTTACAATACTCCTGAAAAAATCGCGTGGTTTTATATACAGGAATGTAATCAGTACAAGTACCGTATTCAGTATGCTGATCCTTGTGAAATCTTTGAACGGCCTGAAATGTGAAACACGTGTTTCCTTTGGTGCATAATATACAGAGACAGGTACCGAAGTTATTTTTATACCACTCCACGCTGCCCTTA comes from the Panacibacter microcysteis genome and includes:
- a CDS encoding ligase-associated DNA damage response DEXH box helicase; the encoded protein is MQLKKTIGYRVIKDWFTLKQFAPFTFQEETWQHLINGKSGLVNAPTGCGKTFSVFIGSVIQFINEHPATYQTKAKNGLQLLWISPLRALAKDVGRAMEEVIAELGMQWKVGIRNGDTDVAVRQQQKRNMPEVLIITPESLHLLLAQKNYPDVFKQLRTIAVDEWHELIGSKRGVQVELAISRIVHLLHTTKLSVWGISATIGNLEEAREVLLTPAGYKESVIVKANLHKQTEVFSIIPDEIEKYPWAGHLGIKLAAHIIPIIENSNTTLIFINTRGMSERWYQTILDIAPQLAGAIALHHGSIEQELRLWVEDALHTQRLKAVVCTASLDLGVDFRPVDTVIQVGSPKGVSRFMQRAGRSGHRPGDVSRIYFLPTHTLELVEAAALKEAIKEKVIESREPMVLCFDVLIQYLCTLAIGEGFSAPEILEEIKTTYCFADIKEREWQEVLNHITYGGRALEHYDEYKKVEFEDGLYRIRNRRIAMRHRMHIGTIVSDAMMKVKFMTGGYIGVIEEWFISRLEPGDVFVFGGYNLELVAIKDMTVLTRKSKSKKAIVPSWMGGRMSLTANLGHVLRATFNKIAANDLDEVELKSLEPLFVLQRTLSHIPQSNELLIEHIEDKDGYHLIVYPFEGRQVHEAMSSLMAYRISNITAITFSIAMNDYGFELLSDKPIPVDDTNVYELFTTTNLLADIQKSVNSVEMATRKFRDIAVIGGLIFQGFPGEQKKARHLQSSAGLLFKVFSEYDPNNILLRQAYQEVFDQQMEEVRLRNALERIQQSRIMLMFPERLTPLSFPIIVDGLSRYNLSSERLEDRIRRMQQQLEED
- a CDS encoding phenylacetate--CoA ligase family protein, translated to MHNNSNIAFQPATVIQTFQETKLKELLAYLQQRSPFYQQLFAAGKIDVAAINSLSDLAMLPTTGKEDLQTRNDEFLCVPKSNIIEYTSTSGTIGKPVTIALSDHDLDRLAYNEYSSFICAEGSSNDIYQLMLTLDRQFMAGMAYYTGIRKMGAGIIRVGPGVPSLQWETIARLQPTAIVAVPSFIVKLMQYAEQHKIDINNTSVKKAICIGENIRHTDFSLNVLGKKITGAWNIDLYSTYASTEMQTAFTECRAQQGGHLQPDLLIVELLDDNDNPVAPGNPGEVTITTLGLEAMPLLRYKTGDICIAHHEPCSCGRNSLRLSPVIGRKKQMIKYKGTTLFLPALSDILNDMEDIVDFVVEVYANDLGTDEILLHLVRRHDTPESDHKIRAYLQARLRVSPHITYITREQMVQLQFPDGGRKPLKFIDKR
- the acpS gene encoding holo-ACP synthase, encoding MIKGIGTDIIEVERVAQKIQKEQGFRELVFSVAEINYCEAKTNKFEHYAARFAAKEALGKALGLGWAEGTTINEVEILNRQNGQPYIHFLGETAAKIAALNTGNIYVSLSHIKTFATAIVIIEQQHA
- a CDS encoding C45 family autoproteolytic acyltransferase/hydolase, translated to MLKRRKFWKRVAYVLGSFLALLLILFIYLASVSKIDPPEVKDRSSLQLSRTEISPNFYALKNDWFHKSNTGLYELYTEGEPFERGVINGKLTTELIKRQEDYFSAQIKKMIPSDFYLRFLKYFIGFFNRNLADNITEEYKEEIYGVSQSASDQYDYIGDNYSRILNYHAAHDIGHALQTMALVGCTSFGTWGAMSQDSTMIIGRNFDFYINDDFAKEKIISFCNPAQGYKFMYVTWGGFTGVVSGMNEKGLTVTINAAKSDIPGGSATPVSLVAKEIVQYAQNIDEAVAIARKRKMFVSESFLVASAADKKAVVIEKTPDSLDIYDPNKNFITCANHFQGNQLSKLASNKEQMDQSASVYRYNRLSQLLQQNGKNTVEKTIAILRDHAGINNANIGLGNEKALNQFIAHHAIVFEPEKLRVWISTSPWQMGQFVCYDLHTVFALAGLKTSREVYDFSLTVAADPFMQTQQFKDFITYRNYAHDISDGKTINTDSLIAKNPGYYHAYVLAGDYAFNRNEYQKALGYYKTALTKVIATKKEEAHIKEQIAACNEKLHQ
- a CDS encoding phytoene desaturase family protein, which translates into the protein MKHNNVIIIGSGIGGLVCGDILSREGYSVCIIEKNRQLGGCLQVYARNKVVFDSGVHYVGGLAKGQNLYQLFKYLGIIGKMKLERMNADAFDKIMISGDDKVYALAQGYDNFIATLLKDFPEEEAAINTYCDKIKEVCSKFPLYNLEAGDGFDEKLSVMSIDTKTYLASITENKKLQQVLAGNNALYAGVGNETPFYVHALITNSYIESSWKFVDGGSQIAKYMAANIRAHGGKIINNATVTKIVEQDGRVTHVLLQDGTALYADHFISNMHPAKTIDITETTFFKTAYKNRIKSLKDTISGFIVNIVLKKDCFPYFKHNYYWHREGHLWSQADYTAENWPLGYAIFLSATSKIKACAEGFTIFSYMRYEDVQQWENTFNTVTHENDRGESYEAFKKEKAERLIDVVCENFPQLRDCISTYYVSTPLTFRDYIGTDDGSLYGIAKDYKEPLKTFMSPRTKLPNLYFTGQNLNLHGVLGAAISGIVTSTAVMNSNEIIKKIKDA
- a CDS encoding 1-acyl-sn-glycerol-3-phosphate acyltransferase; the encoded protein is MEKFFSRIFRYFSNHKTALYLSFAISITVFGYCTSRVNFEEDISKILPNDKKIEKLNSVFQNSKFADKLAITISLRDASAGAQPDSLVSFADTLVARVQQRLMPYIAKLNYKVDDNTALELFSTINDHLPVFLSAKDYTTIDSLIQPATVQQTLEGNLRTLVSPSGFALKQMISKDPVGISFIGLKKIQQLQYDDNFELYDGYIITKDQRHLLIFITPAYTAGNTGKNAVLIHGLDDIIDSLTNTAYKNITADYFGAAAVSLGNAEQLRRDTLLTQGITVLFVIAFIGIYFKKKRAPLLVLIPVMYGALFSLTAIYFIKGSISVIALGTGSVILGIAINYSLHVFNHYRHTRSIEQTIADLSFPLTIGSFTTIGGFLCLEFVQSELLKDLGLFAAFSLIGAALCSLIYLPHFIQTKKADVAQNHTVSLIDKLAAYSPQRNKVLITVILALTIFFSFYVSRVGFDADMLHMNYMPEKLQQSEAALNNLNQAALKSVYLVAEGKNLDEALRNNERLSQTIDSLKTKQIVTRYSGVSSLVISDSLQKQRIAMWQQYWTEAKKQALLQTLQSAGGALKFSATAFDHFETLLNTDFQPMNDTVLNDIRKKFLDDYISETSAGVNVVTLLKVADNNKPIVYAQFDDEQNVTVLDKQYLADKMAGVIRDDFSSIAYMSSILVFVVLLITYGRIELALVSFIPMFITWIWILGIMALFNIQFNIINIIVSALIFGLGDDYSLFIMDGLIQEYKTGKKNLSSFKSSIFLSAITTIAGLGVLIFAKHPALKSIAFISITGILCVVLIAQVMIPFLFNFLIADRVKQHKFPWTASGLFKSVFSFTYFFLGSILLTIAGFFLVIIFPFGKERGKLIYHTLLSKYTWSLMYIMSNVKKRIINQHKEDFKKPAVIICNHQSFLDILCTTMLYPKLILLTNQWVWKSPVFGWVIKMADYYPVADGIENSIELLADRVKQGYSIVIFPEGTRTVDGNMKRFHKGAFYLAEKLNIDILPIIFHGSGYTMTKHDFLLKDGTITLTIEERIPPGAGASVFGDDYATKTKNISRWFKHRFAEISSAIQQPAYYKEQLKYNYIYKGPVLEWYMKIKTRLEKYYQPIHDLLPKSGNMLDLGCGYGFMSYTLHFASPERKITGIDYDEEKIAVASHCFSKDDGIHFMHADATAFEGNTYDAIIMADMLHYLTSDQQKALIAKCIAHLNAGGTILIRDGNTELKERHANTKLTEFFSTKLTGFNKTSGKGLTFFSAQLVKDIAQAYDMQCIEVDNTKYTSNVIYLLRHSSKQISDTEARLNNAE